In Cedecea neteri, a single genomic region encodes these proteins:
- a CDS encoding CDP-diacylglycerol diphosphatase, translating to MLVGCARSDVLWGVVDKVCMTNYQQTSSPAPCQQIYMPEGKAHGFSVIQNPRYPYHFILVPTAKMTGIESPALAAEGRTDYFGYAWLMRRLLDWQYGAPIPEDKLGLALNSAYGRSQNQLHIHLTCLREDVRRQMLAERPFITEEWRPLPDKLLRYTWYARRVMQPTVMGIDPIHSVASYFHLSPEQLAEWGVAVIPTAYGDQKGFILLTTKRGWDRNNRASVEALLDKECAILSPKAPL from the coding sequence ATGCTGGTGGGCTGCGCCCGCTCCGATGTACTGTGGGGCGTGGTCGATAAGGTGTGCATGACTAACTATCAGCAAACGAGCAGTCCAGCACCGTGCCAGCAGATCTATATGCCTGAAGGGAAGGCTCACGGCTTTAGCGTTATCCAGAACCCACGTTACCCCTATCATTTTATTTTGGTTCCCACGGCGAAGATGACCGGTATCGAAAGCCCGGCGCTGGCAGCGGAAGGGCGCACGGACTATTTCGGCTATGCCTGGCTCATGCGCCGTCTTTTAGACTGGCAGTATGGTGCCCCGATACCCGAAGATAAGCTTGGCCTGGCGCTTAACTCGGCTTATGGCCGCAGCCAAAACCAGCTGCATATTCACCTGACCTGCCTGCGGGAAGACGTCAGGCGTCAGATGCTGGCAGAACGTCCCTTTATAACGGAAGAATGGCGACCCTTGCCCGATAAACTCCTGCGTTACACCTGGTACGCGCGGCGGGTGATGCAGCCGACGGTGATGGGAATTGACCCCATTCACAGCGTCGCCAGCTATTTTCATTTATCACCGGAACAGCTGGCAGAGTGGGGTGTGGCCGTCATTCCAACCGCTTACGGCGATCAAAAAGGGTTTATCTTACTGACCACTAAACGTGGCTGGGACCGGAATAATCGGGCCTCGGTGGAAGCGCTACTGGATAAAGAGTGTGCGATCTTGTCACCCAAAGCGCCCCTTTGA
- the metQ gene encoding methionine ABC transporter substrate-binding lipoprotein MetQ: protein MRLAIKHTVKFSLLTVSLAGAMLLTGCGPKQDANHIKVGISAGIDQPLWDTVKKVAKEKYNLDVEVVTFTDYVLPNSALSSGDIDANSFQHGPYLDKQIKERGYKLAEVGNTFVYPIAGYSRKIKSVSELKDGAQVAVPNDPTNLGRSLLLLQTQGLIKLKDNVGLLPTSLDIVENPKKLKIVEVEAAQLTRAIDDDKIDLAIINTNYSSQIGLTPAKNGLFVEDKNSPYVNIIVAREDNKDSENVKNLVKAYQTDEVAAAADAVYHGDAVKGW from the coding sequence ATGCGCCTGGCAATAAAACATACCGTAAAATTTTCTCTGCTGACCGTTTCACTGGCTGGAGCCATGTTGCTTACCGGCTGTGGTCCTAAACAGGACGCAAACCATATTAAGGTGGGTATCAGCGCAGGCATCGATCAGCCGCTTTGGGATACCGTCAAAAAGGTCGCCAAAGAAAAATACAATCTTGACGTAGAAGTGGTGACCTTCACTGACTATGTCTTACCCAATTCCGCTTTGAGCAGCGGTGATATTGATGCCAACTCCTTCCAGCACGGCCCATATCTGGATAAGCAAATTAAAGAACGTGGCTATAAGTTAGCCGAGGTGGGCAATACATTTGTTTATCCCATTGCCGGTTATTCCCGAAAAATTAAATCAGTGTCTGAACTGAAGGACGGCGCTCAGGTAGCTGTGCCCAATGACCCCACAAATCTTGGCCGTTCACTGCTGCTGCTGCAAACCCAAGGCTTGATAAAACTGAAAGATAACGTAGGTCTGCTGCCAACATCTCTGGATATTGTAGAGAATCCTAAGAAACTGAAAATTGTTGAAGTGGAGGCCGCGCAGCTGACTCGCGCTATTGATGACGACAAAATCGACCTCGCGATCATCAACACCAACTATTCCAGTCAGATAGGACTGACCCCCGCCAAAAACGGTCTGTTTGTTGAAGATAAAAATTCGCCGTACGTGAACATTATTGTTGCCCGGGAAGATAATAAGGACAGCGAAAATGTGAAGAATTTGGTGAAGGCCTACCAGACGGATGAAGTGGCCGCCGCTGCGGATGCCGTTTACCACGGCGATGCCGTCAAAGGCTGGTAA